In Macadamia integrifolia cultivar HAES 741 chromosome 13, SCU_Mint_v3, whole genome shotgun sequence, one DNA window encodes the following:
- the LOC122059893 gene encoding receptor-like protein kinase 7, with translation MRRDFSLPSLHSMSMVVDVSRRVTRLKFLSFLFFFLSLFSVCQSNDLDILMKFKAAFQKSNTLVFDSWTTTSHPCNFTGVSCDSLNSVTGIELGHQNLSGVFPVDYLCQLQSLQKLSLGSNFVYGTITDGLKNCSSLQYLDLGFNSFSGTFPDFSALTQLELLSLNASGFSGPFPWSSLANMTNLAFLSLGDNVFDKAPFPVEVLKLEKLYWLYLSNCSLEGVIPVGIGNLTLLINLELADNNLTGEIPVDIGKLTNLWQLEVYDNHLTGKFPPGFGNLTSLNYFDASKNQLEGDLSELRFLTKLMSLQLYENQFTGGVPEEFGDFRNLVNLSLYTNQLTGPLPQKLGSWADFIFIDASDNYLTGSIPPDMCKNGKMNKLLLLQNKFTGEIPANYANCTSLIRFRVNNNSLSGTVPPGIWGLPNVHIIDLTMNRFEGSITSDIANAKSLAQLYLRTNRFSGELPPEITKASSLSSIDLSFNKFSGQILSSIGELMNLNNLYLQNNQFSGSIPASLTSCLYLNVINFAGNSLSGSIPSALGSFQSLNSLNLSDNELSGSIPSSLSSLKLSLLDLSNNQLSGSIPQSLSIEAYNGSFAGNPGLCSSNINSFQRCSSDSGSVAIRTVISCFVVGAAVLILSVGLYLFLKKRQKANQGRTMSRDSWDLKSFHVMSFSEHDILDSIKEENLIGKGGSGNVYRVVVGDGKELAVKHIWNNRPESKSSRSSAAMLKRRNGYEEELEAEVATLSSIRHVNVVKLYCSITSEDSSLLVYEYMPNGSLWDRLHTCEKMELDWVTRHEIAVGAAKGLEYLHHGCEKPVIHRDVKSSNILLDEFLKPRIADFGLAKIVRASGGSKDSSSTHVIAGTHGYIAPEYAYTCKVNEKSDVYSFGVVLMELVTGKRPTEPEFGENKDIVYWVNRMVGIRRESVIGIVDPRIPKELKEDAVKVLRIATMCTANLPTLRPSMRTVVQMLEDAEPCKLINISIIKDDGEEKLSRSKVKEERVLVEVEGEEKISCSP, from the exons ATGAGAAGGGATTTTTCTCTACCTTCTCTGCACTCCATGTCGATGGTTGTTGATGTTTCCCGGCGAGTAACTCGCCTgaaatttctttcatttctcttcttcttcctctctcttttctctgttTGCCAATCAAATGATCTTGACATCCTAATGAAATTCAAGGCTGCGTTTCAGAAATCCAACACCCTAGTTTTCGATTCATGGACGACTACTAGCCACCCTTGCAATTTCACCGGAGTTTCCTGCGATTCTTTGAATTCCGTAACAGGTATTGAACTGGGTCACCAAAATCTGAGCGGTGTTTTTCCCGTTGATTACCTCTGCCAGCTTCAATCCCTGCAGAAACTGAGTCTCGGGTCGAATTTCGTGTACGGTACCATCACAGACGGTTTGAAGAATTGCAGTAGCTTGCAGTACTTAGATCTTGGGTTTAATTCCTTCTCTGGTACGTTCCCTGATTTTTCTGCTCTAACCCAATTAGAGCTGTTGAGTTTAAATGCCAGTGGATTCTCTGGTCCTTTTCCATGGAGTTCGCTGGCGAACATGACAAATCTCGCCTTCTTGAGTCTTGGTGATAATGTTTTCGACAAGGCTCCATTCCCGGTGGAGGTTTTGAAGCTTGAGAAGTTGTACTGGTTGTACCTCTCCAATTGCAGCCTGGAAGGAGTGATTCCCGTGGGCATCGGAAATCTCACTCTGCTCATCAATCTAGAACTCGCTGATAACAATCTAACCGGCGAGATCCCGGTGGATATCGGGAAGCTTACGAATCTGTGGCAGCTTGAGGTATACGACAATCACCTGACGGGAAAATTCCCACCTGGATTTGGGAACCTTACTAGTCTCAATTACTTCGACGCTTCCAAAAATCAACTTGAAGGAGACCTATCGGAGTTGAGATTCTTGACGAAGCTCATGTCTCTACAACTCTACGAGAATCAATTCACAGGtggggtccccgaggaattcgGTGATTTCAGGAACCTTGTGAACCTCTCTCTCTACACAAATCAGCTTACGGGTCCTCTTCCTCAGAAGCTTGGGTCATGGGCAGACTTCATTTTCATCGACGCGTCGGACAACTATTTGACAGGTTCGATTCCGCCGGACATGTGCAAGAACGGCAAGATGAAtaaattgttgttgttgcagaACAAGTTCACCGGAGAAATCCCAGCGAATTATGCAAACTGTACCTCACTGATTCGTTTTCGAGTAAATAACAACTCTCTTTCCGGCACCGTACCTCCCGGAATCTGGGGATTGCCGAATGTCCACATCATCGACCTCACTATGAATCGATTCGAAGGTTCCATCACGTCAGACATTGCAAACGCCAAATCTCTCGCGCAGTTATACCTCAGAACCAATAGATTTTCTGGTGAATTACCACCAGAGATCACAAAAGCATCGTCTCTGAGTTCAATCGACTTGAGCTTTAATAAGTTTTCCGGCCAGATCCTGTCTAGTATCGGAGAATTAATGAATCTCAATAATCTTTATTTGCAGAATAACCAATTCTCTGGTTCCATTCCGGCCTCGTTAACCTCCTGCTTGTATCTCAACGTGATAAACTTTGCCGGGAACTCACTCTCTGGCTCGATTCCTTCGGCTCTTGGATCGTTTCAGTCTCTCAATTCGTTAAACCTCTCGGACAACGAGCTCTCAGGATCAATCCCTTCGAGTTTATCTTCATTGAAGCTAAGCCTTCTGGATCTGTCCAACAACCAATTAAGCGGCTCAATACCACAGTCACTCTCTATAGAGGCGTATAACGGTAGCTTCGCCGGGAATCCCGGCCTCTGCAGCTCGAACATCAATTCCTTCCAGCGCTGTTCTTCAGATTCCGGCTCAGTGGCGATCAGGACCGTTATCTCTTGCTTCGTCGTGGGAGCCGCCGTATTGATCCTATCAGTGGGTCTCTACCTTTTCCTAAAGAAGAGGCAGAAAGCAAATCAGGGCCGCACAATGTCTAGAGATTCTTGGGATCTGAAATCTTTCCATGTGATGAGTTTCAGTGAACACGATATACTGGATTCGATCAAAGAGGAGAATCTGATCGGAAAAGGTGGGTCCGGGAATGTCTATAGGGTGGTGGTGGGTGATGGAAAAGAACTAGCGGTGAAGCACATATGGAATAACCGGCCGGAATCCAAAAGCAGCCGGAGCAGCGCGGCGATGCTGAAACGGAGGAACGGATACGAAGAAGAATTAGAGGCGGAGGTGGCGACGCTTAGCTCTATACGACACGTGAATGTAGTGAAATTGTATTGCAGCATCACGAGCGAAGATTCCAGTCTATTGGTGTACGAGTACATGCCAAATGGAAGCTTGTGGGATCGGTTGCACACGTGTGAAAAAATGGAGTTAGACTGGGTGACACGTCACGAGATCGCCGTGGGAGCGGCGAAGGGTTTGGAGTATCTTCACCACGGGTGCGAGAAGCCGGTGATACACCGTGACGTGAAGTCCAGCAACATATTACTGGACGAGTTCTTGAAGCCTCGGATCGCCGATTTCGGACTCGCCAAGATCGTTCGGGCGAGTGGCGGTTCCAAAGACTCGTCTTCTACACACGTCATCGCTGGCACACATGGGTACATCGCCCCTG AGTACGCTTACACGTGCAAAGTGAACGAGAAGAGTGACGTGTACAGCTTCGGGGTGGTGTTGATGGAGCTGGTGACGGGGAAGAGGCCGACTGAACCGGAATTCGGGGAGAATAAAGATATAGTGTACTGGGTGAACCGGATGGTTGggattaggagagagagtgtgatTGGAATAGTGGACCCCAGAATACCGAAGGAGTTGAAAGAAGATGCAGTGAAGGTGTTGAGGATTGCGACGATGTGCACTGCGAATCTGCCGACGCTGAGACCGTCGATGAGAACGGTGGTTCAAATGCTGGAGGACGCAGAGCCTTGCAAGCTTATCAACATTTCCATTATAAAAGATGATGGTGAGGAGAAGCTGAGTCGCAGTAAGGTTAAGGAAGAGAGAGTATTAGTGGAAGTAGAGGGTGAGGAGAAGATCAGTTGCAGCCCCTGA